The genomic window GAAGGCAGTCAGTACAGTGACATACAAGAATCTGAGTCGAAAAGTGCAGCTGAAAGGAGCGAGGTTTCGGAAAAAAGGGGTTACGGGAGTGTGGGGAAGGCGAGATTGGGTGGTAGGTATGTGCCAGCTTCGAGCGATGGGGTGTTGTGAGGGGTAGGAAGAAGGGGAAGAGTAAGGTATTCTGGGTGTGTTCCGACTGTGGGCATTCGGATGGGCACTGGTGGGGGGCGTGTAGGGAGTGCAATAAAGTGGGTACAATGAAGCAGTTTTCAGAAGGGGAAAGCGGCATTGGTGGCTGGCGGGCGAGCGGGTTTGAGGTGTCGGAGAATGTGGTTCGATCGTGGTTACCCCAGCAACCCACTGAGACGCAGCCTCAGAGATTGACGGATGTGAACCGGGGGATTAATCAGTTGAATTGGAGGATTCCCTTGTGAGTTCTTCCTCTTTCGGTTTTTCATTTGGTGCCTCACATTTAGCTGCTGAGGAAATGgatgaaaagaaagagaagaaaataagattttgagtgttaggattttatttattttggttttgtttgtgGAAAGCTAACCCAGCAAATGCAAATGCGTGTATTagatttcaataaataaataaatttcattttctatgttCTCAAGTAATGGAGCATGTAAGATTCAAAGGTTTTTAGCCTCTTTTTTCAAAGCAGCCAGATGAaggatttagttgtttttaatatCTACGGGAATTCTTGTTTGTTTGGCAACTATCTACGGTTTGAGTAAATATCAATTAGGAACAAAATTTGACTGATGAAAATGGCATATAGACAACAGAGTAACTGAGGGAACTCTAAGATCTTTAAGCTAAGTAAACTAACTGTTTAGTACTCACCAACTGATTGCAGGTAAGTTTTCTCCACGAAGAAATCAGTTTTACTGAAGTGTTTAATCATTGAAGATCAAATTATTGGTCATTTTTGCTCATTTTATTTCCTTGTGATGCTTTACAGAAAGTTAATATTAGTTTGTTTGATATTAGGCATGGGCCCTTTGGATCTGAAGTTGCTAGGGTGCTTGGTGGTGGTCTTGTTCCAGGTTGGTTCTGTTTTTCTAGTTATACTATATGTGTTGACATATGTCTGATTTTTCATGTAGTTTGAGATTACTTTTAGGCTGTTTCTGTGTGAAAATCATGCTGCTTGCTATATATAAATCGTCCTATGCTTAAAAAATCATCTGTCTTTAATGCCTCTGCCCGAGTATTAGAAATCCTACTCTGCTATTCCAGTATGCTGAatagttaaaaacttattttaaatgtgGATCTTTCTGGGTTTGTAGGTTCTTTGGTTTTGGTTGGGGGTGACCCTGGTGCTGGCAAGAGTACGCTGTTGTTACAGGTAAAATAtagatttctatatttttattcaattgtaATCCTCTCCTCTATATTAATTCTCTGTAGTTATCAAATCTTACATTTGAAATTGAAGATTGCTGCAATAATAGCTGAAGGGCATGATGATCGATCAAGTCCAGTTGTGTATGTATCTGGTGAAGAGGTTAGTGTTTCTTGATCCAGATTCTTGTTCTTGAAGCTATGCTATTTTCATATCTTGCTACTCATTTACCTgctttctaatttttgtttggtattttattttacgTCATTGTTCATTTCTTATGTTCTATTTGAATCTCTGAAACTAGTAGGGAGAAAAAAAGGGAATGGAAGGAATCTCAAATTCTCTTGGTTAGTTTGCCTTGAAAATTACGAgggaaataaattataataaatattatttgaagacatattttcaaattcttcattctTTCAATAAAGAAACAAACTTGGGGAAATATGAgggaaaaaatttaatgaacttaaatttattttttcatcttccTTCGTATTTTCTGTCTCCTTtttcctccctattttcttttcctcatccTCTCCTTAGCTTTTCATGATCCAAATAAAGCTTTATAGTAAGGGCCATTGAGCAGCACATgacaatgaaaaattttcatcctttaaTGGCATTTAAAACTTTTCTATGATTTTGTTCccgtatttttattatttcaattgtGAATGTTTTCAATAATGCTTACTAAGTGATTTTAGGACATCAAGAATTTTGAGGGGTTTGGAGTTTTTCATGATGCCATTATTATATGGAATtacttaaatgtttttttttttctttttttcctgaTTAACAATTTGGAGGTTTTGgcaacttcttcattttatatTAGGAGTACGGGTACAGAtgttttgaaatataatttgatttaatttttcatttttatatagttTCTAGAACTTGTAATTTGTCATGTAAACAAACATAAATCTTTAACTAAACATGCAATGGAATCACTTTGTCATCTTCTCCATGGCAGAGCGTTGAACAAATTGGAAATAGAGCTGACCGCATGAGGATTGAAACAGAAGACCTTTTCTTATATTCAAGTACTGATATTGAGGTGCATGGTGATGGAAATATGctaatttttctctccttttttctttttggctcaTATATGTGATATGGCTTATGGAGCCTAATATGATtgatgtttttctttcttttaggaCATACTGGGACAAGTTCATCATCTTTCCCCTAGGGCTCTAGTTGTTGATTCCATTCAAACTGTATATTTGAAAGGAGTCACTGGAAGT from Vitis vinifera cultivar Pinot Noir 40024 chromosome 9, ASM3070453v1 includes these protein-coding regions:
- the LOC104880300 gene encoding uncharacterized protein LOC104880300, giving the protein MKQFSEGESGIGGWRASGFEVSENVVRSWLPQQPTETQPQRLTDVNRGINQLNWRIPLHGPFGSEVARVLGGGLVPGSLVLVGGDPGAGKSTLLLQIAAIIAEGHDDRSSPVVYVSGEESVEQIGNRADRMRIETEDLFLYSSTDIEDILGQVHHLSPRALVVDSIQTVYLKGVTGSAGGLLQVKECTSALLRFAKKTNIPVFLIGHVTKSGDIAGPRVLEHIVDVVLYIEGEKHSSHRLLRSVKNRFGSTDELGVFEMTQLGLQVVSNPSELFLSERNSDSEC